A portion of the Echeneis naucrates chromosome 5, fEcheNa1.1, whole genome shotgun sequence genome contains these proteins:
- the timeless gene encoding protein timeless homolog isoform X2: MNCELLATCSALGYLEGETYHKEVDCLESVKDLIRYLRHEDDTRDVRQQLGAGQIIQNDLLPLITQHGEDKVLFDACIRLMVNLTQPAMLCFGKVPEDPVFRHHFLEVTSHLQAYKEAFASERVFGILSETLYNLLQLDWDQRQEEDNLLIERILLLVRNILHVPADPCEEKKVDDDASIHDRLLWAVHMSGFDDLIKFLASAQSEQQWTMHVLEIVSLMFRDQTPEALVSAGQARSAEEQQKDLQELEALRQKEQAEKRSRTLQRGTRHSRFGGSYVVQGLKSIGDKDVIYHRTLHNFKNYTHDIGKSVRRVPKRNRQAKECKDKRRSALNVRLFLREFCVDFLENCYNHLMYLVKESLIREHAQEHDESYYLWALSFFMAFNRGNGFRADFVSETLSIRAFHFIERNITNYYEMMLTDRKEATSWSRRMHLALKAYQELLLNVNEMDRSQDESIRQSSNVIKSNIFYLMEYREIFLTLLRKFDETRQPYSYLKDLVESTHLFLRMLERFCKGRKNLMVQRKKVRRKKSRVEKNLPTLETSPETLAETWKTVEEELKASGFKLSESLTEGIVPFDATSETPLEEQRTEAMVRVQNALLARLGPEALGLLRAAREVWPEGDVFGSADVEPEEELELLKQILHANLPRSSPEPTVEEDDDDVAELEEEELESVQVSETEFNFLDFVKRFASPNIVRPYILLLKSYSKNTPHTNHCIARMLHRLAVDLKMDALLYQLSVFNLFNKILNDPAAAAYKELVTFAKHVVNRFFSVAAKNNKAYVELLFWKNVRAVCDMTEGYSKNGDGKKPAWTEEEEEELRKLYDEHRHSEEPDIVETLLQLLNNRNRTRRQVVTQLVHMGLVANAKELKKQKIGTRIVLWTEDQEEELQMLFEEYRDSDDVLGNILKKLTAKRSRARVVDKLLSMGLVAERRELYKRRSRKSQGKSSGKGMSEEEFLAGLTQGSPDDSVGRDDEEDGENESEESEEEEEREESLNGQRRSQSMHSTVERKADVGNTVNALHQEGMSGPLLWLQNCLNRTANDREEDGLSQPVPLVPLTEANEDAMDNKSFQRLLRKLGMRAPANEQESFWRIPAKISAADLRCAAAALSPTEDEPTGGEEQDGPSSPGGEPQQEGQEGEEEVAEVSGEQRAQALRALLLARKQKHHASEQTANVSDFTPSEDNESAAQRFQGPKTSAKRSRSRVLDDDEDDDDSTTAMDVGADADSVGENTSAPVKRRRKMVLIDEEEDED, from the exons ATGAATTGTGAACTTCTGGCAACTTGTAGTGCCCTTGGTTATCTGGAGGGAGAAACCTATCACAAGGAAGTCGATTGTTTGG AGAGTGTCAAAGACTTGATCAGGTATTTACGCCATGAAGATGACACCCGCGATGTTCGCCAGCAGCTGGGTGCAGGCCAGATTATACAAAATGACCTTTTACCCCTTATCACTCAGCATGGAGAAGATAAAGTCTTGTTTGATGCCTGTATCAG GCTCATGGTCAACCTCACTCAGCCTGCCATGCTTTGCTTTGGTAAGGTCCCTGAGGACCCGGTGTTCAGACATCACTTTTTAGAAGTGACATCACATTTACAAGCCTACAAAGAG GCGTTTGCCAGTGAAAGAGTGTTTGGCATTCTAAGTGAGACATTGTACAACCTTCTGCAACTG GACTGGGatcagagacaggaggaagatAACCTGTTGATAGAGAGGATCCTGTTGCTAGTCAGGAATATACTCCATGTACCTGCAGACCCCTGTGAAGAGAAG AAAGTGGATGATGATGCCAGCATCCATGACAGGCTGCTGTGGGCCGTTCACATGAGCGGTTTTGATGACTTGATCAAGTTCCTGGCATCAGCCCAGAGTGAGCAGCAGTGGACTATGCATGTGTTGGAAATAGTCTCGCTCATGTTCAGGGATCAG ACACCAGAGGCCTTGGTAAGCGCAGGTCAGGCTCGATCAGCTGAAGAACAGCAGAAAGATTTACAAGAGCTGGAAGCACTGCGACAAAAGGAGCAGGCAGAGAAACGTTCCCGCACTTTGCAAAGAGGAACCAG GCACTCTCGCTTTGGAGGATCATATGTTGTTCAAGGTCTCAAGTCAATTGGAGACAAAGATGTAATCTATCACAGAACTCTTCATAAT TTCAAAAATTATACTCACGACATTGGCAAATCAGTGAGACGTGTTCCCAAAAGGAACCGACAGGCCAAGGAATGCAAGGACAAACGCCGCTCAGCCTTAAATGTACGACTGTTTCTTCGCGAGTTTTGTGTGGACTTCTTAGAGAACTGCTACAATCACCTCATGTACCTAGTCAAG GAAAGTCTGATTCGAGAGCATGCTCAGGAACATGATGAAAGCTATTACCTCTGGGCGCTGAGCTTTTTCATGGCGTTCAATCGAGGCAACGGTTTTCGTGCTGACTTTGTTTCTGAGACCTTGTCCATCCGGGCCTTTCATTTCATTGAGCGCAACATCACCAACTACTATGAAATGATGCTTACTGACCGCAAAGAGGCAACTTCCTGGTCCCGCAG GATGCACTTGGCTCTAAAGGCATATCAAGAGCTGCTGctaaatgtgaatgaaatggaCCGCTCACAGGACGAAAGCATCCGTCAGAGCTCTAATGTCATTAAAA GCAACATATTCTACCTGATGGAATACAGGGAGATTTTCCTAACTTTGCTGAGGAAGTTTGACGAAACCAGACAACCTTACTCTTACCTCAAAGACTTGGTGGAGTCAACTCATCTTTTTTTGCGAATGTTAGAACGCTTCTGCAAAGGTCGCAAGAACTTGATGGTTCAG AGGAAGAAGGTGAGGCGCAAAAAGTCCAGAgttgaaaaaaatctgccaactCTTGAAACAAGTCCTGAAACCCTGGCAGAGACCTGGAAGACTGTGGAGGAAGAGTTGAAGGCTTCAGGATTTAAG TTGTCAGAGTCTTTAACTGAAGGCATCGTGCCATTCGATGCCACATCTGAAACTCCTCTTGAGGAGCAGCGGACTGAAGCTATGGTTCGAGTGCAGAATGCCTTGTTGGCTCGACTGGGACCAGAAGCACTGGGACTGCTGCGTGCTGCCAG GGAGGTATGGCCAGAGGGAGATGTCTTTGGTTCAGCTGATGTGGAACCTGAAGAGGAACTGGAGCTCCTCAAGCAGATCCTACATGCCAACCTACCAa GGTCTTCTCCTGAGCCTACAgtagaggaggatgatgatgatgtagcagagttagaagaagaagagttgGAATCGGTGCAAGTTTCTGAAACGGAGTTCAACTTTCTAGATTTTGTTAAGAG GTTTGCCAGCCCCAATATTGTGCGTCCATACATCCTCCTTCTGAAATCATACTCAAAAAACACACCGCACACAAACCATTGTATTGCTCGAATGCTGCATCGCCTGGCTGTTGACCTGAAAATGGATGCTCTCCTTTACCAGCTATCAGTCTTCAATCTTTTCAACAAAATCCTGAATGACCCCGCTGCAGCTGCTTACAAG GAATTAGTGACGTTTGCTAAGCACGTGGTGAACCGATTCTTCTCTGTGgctgcaaaaaacaacaaggcaTATGTTGAACTGCTGTTCTGGAAAAATgtgagagctgtgtgtgacATGACTGAGGGCTACAGCAAGAATGG agatggaaagaaacCAGCATggactgaggaagaggaggaggagttgcGCAAGCTCTATGACGAGCACCGACATTCTGAAG AGCCAGATATAGTGGAGACTTTGCTGCAATTACTCAACAACAGAAACCGCACTCGTCGCCAGGTAGTGACGCAGCTAGTGCATATGGGTCTAGTGGCCAACGCAAAGGAACTGAAGAAACAGAA gaTAGGTACCCGGATTGTACTTTGGACTGAGGATCAAGAGGAGGAACTACAGATGCTGTTTGAAGAGTACAGAGACTCTGATG ATGTTCTGGGTAATATCCTGAAGAAGCTCACAGCCAAGAGGTCCCGTGCACGTGTGGTGGACAAGTTGCTCAGTATGGGCCTGgtggctgagaggagagaacTTTATAAGAGGAGAAGTCGTAAATCTCAAGGGAAGAGCTCTGGAAAAGGAAtg AGCGAAGAAGAGTTTCTAGCAGGACTAACACAAGGTTCCCCAGATGATTCTGTGGGcagagatgatgaagaggatggagagaaTGAATCTGaagagagtgaggaagaggaggagagggaggaatcCCTAAATGGCCAAAGGCGGAGCCAAAGCATGCACTCCACAGTGGAGAGGAAAGCTGACGTTGGCAACACGGTGAATGCTTTACATCAGGAAG GCATGTCTGGACCTCTGCTGTGGCTACAGAACTGTCTCAACAGAACAGCAAACGACCGTGAAGAAGATG GTTTGTCCCAGCCTGTCCCACTGGTCCCTCTGACAGAGGCAAATGAAGATGCCATGGACAACAAAAGCTTCCAGAGGCTGCTACGCAAACTGGGGATGCGAGCACCTGCAAATGAACag GAGTCTTTCTGGAGAATCCCTGCAAAGATCAGTGCAGCCGATCTGcgttgtgctgctgcagctctcagtCCAACAGAGGACGAACCTACAGGTGGCGAGGAGCAAGACGGGCCCAGCAGTCCAGGTGGAGAGCCACAACAGGAggggcaggagggggaggaggaggtggcagaGGTGTCAGGTGAACAGAGAGCTCAGGCCCTGAGAGCTCTGCTGCTCGCACGTAAGCAGAAACATCATGCCTCCGagcagacag ctaATGTGTCCGATTTCACCCCCTCTGAGGATAATGAAAGTGCAGCTCAGAG GTTTCAAGGTCCCAAGACCTCAGCTaaaagaagcagaagcagagtgttggatgatgatgaggatgatg ATGACTCCACCACTGCGATGGATGTTGGTGCTGATGCAGATTCAGTTGGGGAGAATACTTCTGCTCCTGTGAAGCGAAGACGGAAGATGGTCctaatagatgaagaggaagatgaggattAG